In Desulfatirhabdium butyrativorans DSM 18734, a genomic segment contains:
- a CDS encoding SDR family oxidoreductase, which produces MNLLIAGANSDLAVCLAETFAAMEKPANILLASRNLERLEATAKDISIRFDVPCKALAFDALDYESLPGFYAALDPGPDWVILCFGYLGDEKKAEQDWAEAKHILDTNYAGAVRFLEIVAADLEKRKTGGIVAIGSVAGLRGRKSNYHYGAAKAALGVFLSGLRNRLHPAGVRVMTVLPGFLQTKMTQGMPLPALLTTSPNKAAALIHAAWKKQKDIAYIPGWWRWIMLVIRMIPEKVFKGLSL; this is translated from the coding sequence ATGAACCTGCTCATCGCCGGCGCCAATTCCGATCTTGCCGTATGTCTGGCAGAAACCTTCGCCGCCATGGAAAAACCGGCCAACATCCTGCTCGCATCCAGAAACCTCGAGCGGCTCGAGGCGACTGCAAAGGACATTTCCATCCGTTTCGATGTGCCTTGCAAGGCGCTGGCCTTCGATGCCCTCGATTACGAGAGCCTTCCCGGCTTCTACGCAGCCCTCGACCCCGGACCGGATTGGGTGATCCTGTGCTTCGGCTATCTGGGAGACGAGAAAAAGGCCGAGCAGGACTGGGCAGAGGCCAAACATATCCTCGATACGAATTATGCGGGCGCCGTGCGGTTTCTGGAAATTGTCGCCGCAGACCTTGAAAAGCGCAAAACCGGCGGCATCGTCGCCATCGGGTCGGTTGCGGGACTCCGCGGAAGAAAGAGCAATTACCATTATGGCGCCGCCAAGGCCGCGTTGGGTGTTTTTTTAAGCGGGCTTCGAAACCGGCTGCATCCAGCCGGTGTCCGGGTGATGACGGTGCTGCCCGGTTTTTTGCAGACCAAAATGACACAGGGTATGCCCCTGCCTGCCCTGCTGACCACATCTCCCAATAAAGCGGCCGCCCTGATTCATGCGGCGTGGAAAAAACAGAAGGACATCGCCTATATACCGGGATGGTGGCGGTGGATCATGCTCGTCATCCGCATGATTCCCGAAAAGGTATTCAAGGGCCTGAGTCTGTGA
- a CDS encoding phasin family protein, translating to MLELLKKSMLAGIGLAVKSKEELEEFIKDFVKKEEMPEEERKSFFKEIKEQADRARKDLESAIEAKVKDLIRKADVASREEVAQLRSEIETLKNRIDSEKS from the coding sequence ATGCTCGAACTGCTGAAAAAGTCCATGCTTGCAGGAATTGGTTTGGCCGTCAAGTCCAAGGAAGAGCTCGAGGAGTTCATCAAGGATTTTGTGAAGAAGGAAGAAATGCCCGAAGAAGAGCGAAAATCCTTTTTCAAGGAAATCAAGGAACAGGCGGACAGGGCACGAAAAGACCTCGAGTCGGCCATCGAAGCGAAAGTCAAGGATCTGATCCGCAAAGCCGATGTGGCGAGCCGTGAGGAGGTCGCCCAGCTTCGCAGCGAAATCGAAACGTTGAAAAACCGGATCGACTCGGAAAAATCCTGA
- a CDS encoding HesA/MoeB/ThiF family protein — protein sequence MKRQEQIERTIESHSVETHRSCDRTYRSLSCSAVESIAMIHQMPPRHVENLALASDIIPERYVRNFDTLGPEDQRRLLDATVAVVGLGGLGGAVCELLARAGVGRLILIDGDRFEESNLNRQLLATMAALGRPKALTAKERLKAINPSVEVIGHGDFLSESNAMQRLEGCLVAVDCLDNLKDRFVLEKAAKRLHIPLVSAALAGGFGQLMTVFPEDEGLSLVYGSADTVPEKGAEIHLGTLGCTAMLMAALECAEVIKILTGKGEPVRNQLLVMDLWNTRMEVLSLGA from the coding sequence ATGAAACGGCAGGAACAGATCGAGCGGACAATCGAAAGCCACAGCGTTGAAACACATCGGTCCTGCGACCGAACGTACCGATCCCTTTCGTGCAGCGCCGTTGAATCCATCGCCATGATACACCAAATGCCGCCGAGGCACGTGGAAAACCTGGCGCTGGCCAGCGACATCATCCCGGAGCGATATGTGCGCAATTTCGATACGCTGGGTCCGGAGGACCAAAGGCGACTTCTCGATGCCACCGTTGCCGTCGTCGGGCTTGGGGGGTTGGGTGGCGCTGTCTGTGAGCTGCTGGCCAGAGCCGGGGTAGGCCGCCTGATCCTCATCGATGGGGATCGTTTCGAAGAGAGCAACCTCAATCGGCAGTTGCTCGCAACCATGGCCGCGCTTGGGCGACCCAAAGCGCTCACCGCTAAAGAAAGGCTCAAAGCGATCAACCCGTCCGTGGAAGTCATCGGCCACGGAGATTTCCTGAGCGAATCCAATGCAATGCAGCGGCTTGAAGGCTGCCTTGTTGCTGTGGATTGCCTGGACAACCTGAAAGATCGCTTCGTCCTGGAGAAAGCTGCCAAGAGGTTGCATATCCCCCTGGTTTCGGCCGCACTTGCGGGCGGTTTCGGCCAGTTGATGACCGTTTTTCCCGAGGATGAAGGACTTTCCCTGGTCTATGGCTCGGCGGATACCGTTCCTGAAAAGGGGGCGGAAATTCATCTGGGAACGCTTGGCTGTACGGCCATGCTGATGGCGGCTCTCGAATGCGCAGAGGTCATCAAAATCCTGACCGGTAAAGGGGAGCCCGTCCGAAATCAGCTGCTGGTGATGGACCTCTGGAATACGCGGATGGAGGTGCTCTCGTTAGGCGCATAG
- a CDS encoding UbiA prenyltransferase family protein encodes MRRLRAYLLAARVHHYVKNGFVLLPVIFGHKLLDATACYRSFCAFAAFCLVASAIYVMNDLRDRLEDRHHPQKRLRPIASGDISITEARMFAFWLLLSGGVLAGITLPAPFLAILGGYVLLNLAYSFRLKSMAIMDILCIAIGFVLRIFGGGIAADVSISHWLVVMTFLMALFLGLTKRRDDLVTRAASDTWNRTSLEGYNLEFISLGITVLSSVIVVAYILYTVSPEIVQIHHSRNLYLSGGWVIVGILRYLQRIFVYRENGSPVTLLFSDRILQLILAGWLIHSILMLYGRSLVW; translated from the coding sequence ATGCGCCGTCTCCGTGCCTACCTCCTGGCCGCAAGGGTTCACCATTATGTGAAAAACGGCTTTGTCTTACTGCCCGTCATTTTCGGGCATAAACTGCTGGATGCCACGGCCTGCTACCGGAGCTTCTGCGCATTTGCCGCCTTCTGCCTGGTTGCAAGCGCCATCTATGTCATGAACGATCTTCGGGATCGTCTCGAAGATCGTCACCATCCCCAAAAACGGCTTCGCCCGATTGCCAGCGGGGATATTTCCATCACCGAAGCCCGGATGTTCGCCTTTTGGCTGCTCCTCTCCGGCGGCGTCCTGGCCGGTATCACCCTGCCTGCACCCTTTCTGGCAATCCTCGGCGGGTATGTTCTGTTGAACCTGGCCTATTCCTTCCGGTTGAAATCCATGGCCATCATGGACATTCTGTGCATCGCCATCGGTTTTGTTCTGCGCATTTTCGGGGGAGGCATTGCAGCGGATGTCAGCATCAGCCACTGGCTCGTTGTCATGACCTTTCTCATGGCCCTATTTCTGGGGCTGACCAAACGCAGGGATGATCTGGTCACACGCGCCGCGTCGGATACCTGGAACCGCACCAGTCTCGAAGGCTACAACCTCGAATTCATTTCTCTCGGGATCACGGTCCTTTCCTCGGTCATCGTCGTGGCCTATATCCTGTACACCGTCAGCCCCGAAATCGTTCAGATTCACCACAGCCGTAACCTCTATCTCTCCGGAGGCTGGGTCATCGTGGGCATCCTGCGATACCTGCAACGCATCTTCGTGTACCGGGAAAATGGCTCTCCCGTGACGCTGCTTTTCAGCGATCGCATCCTGCAGCTCATCCTGGCCGGATGGCTGATTCATTCCATTCTGATGCTCTATGGCAGGAGTCTGGTGTGGTGA
- a CDS encoding acyl-CoA dehydrogenase family protein — translation MDFELTKSQIEIQKAARDFAKGEFDKELALELDQKHEFPTKIWKKAADLGFIGIHYPEKYSGQGLGVMENILVAEELCSRDSTIGSAVVLSSFASECILRFGSEELKSRFLPQVAEGKMLSAGAFTEPDHGSDITFMNTTAVKEGDEWVINGGKTFITNGCLAGFFTVLCQTDPEAKPSYRGISMILVEADRKGVSATDVGHKMGIHMMSTAEVTFKDVRVPLTNLIGKEGKGFYQVLEFFDESRILIAAQALGTAQGAFDRALAYVKQREQFGKKIAEFQVTQHKLADMATKIELARLMTYKAAWNYDQGRIDPKLTSMAKMYAARTAVEVADEAIQLLGGYGYMAEYEVERFYRDAKITEIYEGTKEIQKNTIASAVLGKFK, via the coding sequence ATGGATTTTGAACTGACGAAATCACAAATCGAAATTCAGAAGGCGGCACGGGATTTTGCCAAGGGTGAGTTCGACAAGGAACTGGCGCTTGAACTGGATCAAAAACACGAGTTCCCCACCAAAATCTGGAAAAAGGCTGCCGATCTCGGCTTTATCGGTATCCATTATCCGGAGAAATATTCCGGGCAGGGGCTTGGCGTCATGGAAAACATCCTGGTGGCCGAAGAGCTCTGCTCCCGGGACTCCACCATCGGCAGCGCCGTCGTGCTCTCCTCGTTTGCATCCGAATGCATTCTGCGCTTCGGCAGCGAAGAGCTCAAATCCAGGTTTCTCCCGCAGGTGGCCGAAGGAAAGATGCTTTCAGCTGGCGCATTCACCGAGCCCGATCACGGATCGGACATCACCTTCATGAACACAACGGCCGTAAAAGAAGGCGACGAGTGGGTGATCAACGGCGGCAAAACCTTCATCACCAACGGATGTCTCGCCGGTTTCTTCACGGTGCTTTGCCAGACCGATCCGGAGGCCAAGCCCTCCTATCGCGGAATCAGCATGATCCTGGTCGAAGCCGATCGGAAAGGGGTTTCCGCAACCGATGTCGGCCATAAAATGGGTATCCACATGATGTCTACCGCGGAAGTCACTTTCAAGGATGTACGGGTACCACTGACCAATCTCATCGGCAAGGAAGGCAAGGGATTCTATCAGGTGCTCGAATTCTTCGATGAAAGCCGGATTCTGATCGCAGCTCAGGCGCTGGGGACAGCCCAGGGCGCCTTCGATCGGGCGCTGGCCTATGTCAAGCAGCGGGAGCAGTTCGGCAAAAAGATCGCCGAATTTCAGGTGACCCAGCACAAGCTGGCCGATATGGCCACCAAAATCGAGCTGGCCAGGCTCATGACCTACAAGGCCGCATGGAATTACGATCAGGGAAGGATCGATCCCAAGCTCACCTCGATGGCCAAGATGTATGCAGCCCGAACAGCCGTCGAGGTTGCGGATGAAGCCATTCAGTTGCTGGGCGGATATGGCTATATGGCGGAATATGAAGTCGAGCGCTTTTACCGCGACGCCAAAATCACCGAAATCTACGAAGGCACCAAGGAAATTCAGAAGAATACGATTGCAAGCGCGGTGTTGGGCAAGTTCAAATGA
- a CDS encoding FAD-binding oxidoreductase, whose protein sequence is MPSRISGWGRYPWIEAQIAVADTTSAARKHLLAWPDCIARGAGKSYGDSALSQNVLQMTPLNRILAFDADRGEVVCEAGVGLDKLIDAFLPKGFFLSVTPGTKQITVGGAIASDVHGKNHHRCGCFSTCVNWIDLMSAAGEIIRCSPQQHPEIFQATCGGMGLTGIILAAALRLQPIKSAWIDQKTIYCRDLDAVLAAFDEFADMPYSVAWIDCLAKGACLGRSVLMVGEHAGCGGLSLPEKPTATIPFSFPNGALNSASIRLFNTAYAWVHRRHAGESRVSLDQFFYPLDGIANWNRMYGNRGFLQYQFVLPRSGGADGLLAILSAIAGMGMGSFLAVLKLFGPANRNFLSFPMDGYTLALDFGIQPGLLPFLDRLDRLVARFGGRIYLTKDVRMAPWMLKEGYPLLDRFLQVKRSIDPHNRFRSLQSNRLEIA, encoded by the coding sequence ATGCCCAGCAGAATCAGCGGCTGGGGGCGTTATCCCTGGATCGAGGCGCAGATAGCCGTTGCAGATACCACAAGCGCGGCCCGCAAGCATTTGCTGGCCTGGCCCGATTGTATCGCCCGGGGCGCCGGAAAAAGCTATGGGGACAGCGCCCTCTCCCAAAACGTGCTGCAGATGACGCCGCTGAACCGCATTCTCGCCTTCGATGCGGATCGGGGCGAAGTCGTCTGCGAAGCAGGCGTCGGGCTCGACAAACTGATCGATGCCTTTCTGCCGAAGGGGTTTTTCCTCTCCGTCACCCCCGGCACCAAACAGATCACCGTTGGCGGAGCCATCGCCTCGGATGTCCATGGCAAGAACCACCACCGCTGCGGATGCTTCAGCACCTGCGTGAACTGGATCGATCTGATGAGCGCAGCCGGCGAAATCATTCGTTGCAGCCCCCAGCAGCATCCGGAGATTTTTCAGGCGACCTGTGGGGGGATGGGTCTCACGGGCATCATTCTGGCTGCAGCCCTTCGGCTCCAGCCTATCAAGAGCGCCTGGATCGATCAGAAAACCATCTATTGCAGGGACCTCGATGCCGTTCTGGCGGCATTCGATGAATTTGCGGACATGCCTTACAGTGTGGCATGGATCGATTGTCTGGCCAAGGGGGCCTGCCTCGGCCGATCGGTGCTCATGGTCGGCGAGCATGCCGGTTGCGGGGGGCTTTCCCTGCCCGAAAAGCCCACGGCGACCATCCCTTTCAGCTTTCCAAACGGTGCGCTCAACTCCGCGAGCATTCGCCTCTTCAACACCGCCTATGCCTGGGTGCACCGCAGACATGCCGGTGAAAGCCGGGTATCGCTCGACCAGTTTTTCTATCCGCTCGACGGCATCGCCAACTGGAACCGGATGTACGGGAACCGTGGCTTTCTGCAGTATCAATTCGTTTTGCCCCGATCGGGCGGAGCGGACGGCCTGCTGGCCATCCTTTCGGCCATTGCCGGCATGGGCATGGGATCGTTTCTCGCCGTATTGAAATTGTTCGGCCCTGCCAACCGGAATTTTCTCTCCTTCCCGATGGACGGCTACACCCTGGCGCTCGATTTCGGCATCCAACCGGGGCTGCTTCCTTTTCTGGACCGGCTCGATCGCCTGGTTGCCCGTTTCGGCGGAAGAATCTATCTCACCAAGGATGTGCGCATGGCCCCCTGGATGCTCAAAGAAGGCTACCCGCTGCTGGATCGTTTTCTTCAGGTGAAGCGATCCATCGATCCGCACAACCGGTTCCGATCCCTTCAATCCAACCGACTGGAGATTGCATGA
- a CDS encoding MoaD/ThiS family protein gives MEPTIELRLFATLEKYLPETAHAYRIQEGSRVRDMVVRLGIPLEKAKLIFVNGRKADLETVLYGGERVGIFPPVGGG, from the coding sequence ATGGAACCGACGATAGAGCTTCGACTGTTTGCCACCCTGGAAAAATACCTGCCGGAAACTGCGCATGCGTATCGGATCCAGGAAGGCAGCCGGGTCCGGGATATGGTGGTACGGCTCGGAATTCCGCTGGAAAAGGCCAAACTGATCTTTGTCAACGGGAGAAAAGCCGATCTGGAAACCGTGTTGTACGGCGGCGAGCGGGTCGGGATATTTCCGCCGGTGGGAGGCGGCTGA